One segment of bacterium DNA contains the following:
- the pyrH gene encoding UMP kinase: MDPSHLRYNRILLKLSGESLAGEQGHGISSTALDTLLEDVCKVHDLGVQLGLVIGGGNIVRGTTSSKLGIDRVSADYMGMLATVINALAVQNMLESRGLETRVMTAIRMEQLAEPYIRRRAIRHFEKGRVVIFAGGTGNPYFSTDTAAVLRAIETESQVIIKATKVDGIFTADPITDKDARFIPRISYLEVLNQHLRVMDTTAITLCMDNKLPILVFNMKQKDALPRIMAGDSIGSIVEATS, translated from the coding sequence ATGGATCCCTCGCATTTACGCTACAACCGAATCCTGCTCAAATTGAGCGGAGAATCACTGGCCGGCGAGCAGGGCCACGGTATTTCCTCCACTGCTCTGGATACGCTTCTCGAAGATGTCTGCAAGGTGCACGACCTGGGGGTGCAGCTCGGTCTGGTGATCGGCGGCGGCAATATCGTGCGCGGCACCACCTCCTCCAAGCTGGGGATCGACCGGGTCTCGGCCGATTACATGGGCATGCTGGCCACGGTGATCAACGCCCTGGCCGTGCAGAACATGCTGGAGAGCCGTGGCCTCGAGACCCGCGTGATGACCGCGATCCGCATGGAGCAGCTCGCCGAGCCCTACATCCGCCGTCGCGCCATCCGCCACTTCGAAAAAGGCCGGGTGGTGATATTCGCCGGCGGCACCGGCAACCCCTATTTCTCGACCGACACCGCCGCCGTGCTCCGGGCCATCGAGACCGAGAGCCAGGTCATCATCAAGGCGACCAAGGTGGACGGTATCTTCACCGCCGACCCGATCACGGACAAGGACGCCCGGTTCATCCCCCGTATCTCGTACCTTGAGGTCCTCAACCAGCATCTCCGGGTGATGGACACCACCGCTATTACACTGTGCATGGACAACAAGCTTCCGATCCTGGTTTTCAACATGAAGCAAAAGGATGCTCTTCCAAGAATCATGGCCGGAGACAGCATCGGCTCAATCGTGGAGGCGACATCATGA
- a CDS encoding isoprenyl transferase, which translates to MNETELKQEILSNGNIPAHVAIIMDGNGRWAQMRGRPRVFGHRRGMQAVRAVVEASRELGVKVLTLYAFSEENWKRPEAEIKALMMILRNYIRRERRELRDNGIRVGCIGRWEKIEPTSRKAIQEAIEFTAGQDRMLLNLAISYGSRSEILDATRRLCAEAAAGRLDPESVDEALFADRLYTAGLPDPDLLIRTSGEMRISNFLLWQIAYTEFYISQILWPDFSKADFYEAVAAFQKRERRFGMVKGTTGGNGV; encoded by the coding sequence ATGAACGAAACCGAGCTTAAACAGGAAATACTGTCCAACGGCAACATTCCCGCGCACGTGGCGATCATCATGGATGGCAACGGCCGCTGGGCGCAGATGCGCGGCCGTCCGCGTGTCTTCGGCCACCGTCGTGGCATGCAGGCGGTGCGGGCCGTGGTGGAGGCCAGCCGGGAGCTGGGGGTGAAAGTGCTCACCCTCTACGCTTTCAGCGAGGAGAACTGGAAGCGTCCCGAGGCCGAGATCAAGGCCCTGATGATGATCCTGCGCAACTACATCCGTCGGGAGCGGCGCGAGCTGCGCGACAACGGCATCCGGGTGGGTTGTATCGGACGCTGGGAGAAAATCGAGCCAACCAGCCGCAAGGCGATCCAGGAGGCCATCGAGTTCACCGCCGGGCAGGACCGGATGCTGCTCAATCTGGCGATCAGCTACGGCAGCCGCAGCGAGATACTGGACGCCACGCGCCGGCTTTGCGCCGAGGCCGCCGCCGGCCGGCTCGACCCGGAGAGCGTGGATGAGGCCCTGTTCGCCGACCGCCTCTACACCGCCGGACTGCCCGACCCCGACCTGCTCATCCGCACCAGCGGCGAGATGCGAATCAGCAATTTTCTGCTCTGGCAGATTGCCTACACTGAATTCTACATTTCACAGATCCTCTGGCCCGATTTCAGTAAAGCCGATTTCTACGAGGCCGTGGCCGCGTTCCAGAAACGGGAGCGGCGTTTCGGCATGGTCAAGGGGACTACCGGGGGGAACGGGGTTTGA
- the frr gene encoding ribosome recycling factor, with protein MKDKIISETRDKMQRAVDGIRHEFSSLRTGKAAPALLESIQVEAYGARMPISQLGTVSAPEPRLLVVQPWDKTMVGAIQKAILASDLGLTPGSDGNVIRVPIPALTEERRKDLVKFAHKIAETGRVSIRHHRKEANDELKKQEKDKVLSEDVVRRAEAEVQKLTDDFIEKLEAVLKAKEAEIMEV; from the coding sequence ATGAAGGACAAGATAATCTCCGAAACACGGGACAAGATGCAACGCGCGGTGGACGGGATTCGTCACGAGTTTTCAAGCCTCCGCACGGGCAAGGCCGCTCCGGCCCTGCTCGAGAGCATCCAGGTGGAGGCCTACGGCGCCCGGATGCCGATCAGCCAGCTCGGCACGGTGTCCGCGCCAGAGCCGCGCCTGCTGGTGGTGCAGCCCTGGGACAAGACCATGGTCGGCGCGATCCAGAAAGCCATCCTCGCCTCCGACCTGGGGCTTACGCCCGGCAGCGACGGCAACGTGATCCGCGTGCCGATACCCGCGCTCACCGAGGAGCGGCGCAAGGACCTGGTCAAGTTCGCGCACAAGATCGCCGAGACCGGCCGGGTCTCGATCCGTCACCACCGCAAGGAAGCCAACGACGAGCTGAAAAAGCAGGAGAAGGACAAGGTCCTCTCCGAGGATGTCGTGCGCCGCGCGGAGGCGGAGGTGCAGAAGCTGACCGATGATTTCATCGAGAAGCTCGAAGCCGTGCTCAAGGCCAAGGAAGCCGAGATCATGGAGGTCTGA
- the tsf gene encoding translation elongation factor Ts, whose amino-acid sequence MEITAASIQALRKATGAGMMDCKRAMEEAAGDADKATEILRKKGIMRAAKRQDRETREGRVYSYIHMGGKIGVLVEVNCETDFVARTEDFAALCKDISMHIAASSPDVVDRTVLPTDQLDKEKEIYRAQASESGKPEAVLDKIVEGRVEKYYQEVCLIDQPFVKNPEVSVGEMIKNAAAKFGEHIQVRRFARFELGR is encoded by the coding sequence ATGGAAATAACCGCCGCCTCCATCCAGGCTCTGCGTAAGGCCACCGGCGCCGGAATGATGGATTGCAAGCGCGCCATGGAAGAAGCCGCCGGGGATGCCGACAAGGCCACCGAAATCCTGCGCAAGAAAGGCATCATGCGCGCCGCCAAGCGTCAGGACCGCGAAACCCGCGAGGGCCGCGTCTATTCCTACATCCACATGGGCGGTAAGATCGGCGTGCTGGTGGAGGTCAACTGCGAGACCGATTTCGTGGCCCGCACCGAGGATTTTGCGGCTCTGTGCAAGGACATCTCCATGCACATCGCCGCCTCCAGCCCGGACGTGGTCGACCGCACGGTGCTGCCCACCGACCAGCTGGATAAGGAAAAGGAAATCTACCGCGCCCAGGCCAGTGAGTCTGGCAAACCCGAGGCTGTCCTGGACAAGATCGTCGAGGGCCGGGTAGAGAAGTATTACCAGGAGGTCTGCCTGATCGATCAGCCTTTCGTGAAAAACCCCGAAGTGAGTGTCGGCGAGATGATAAAGAACGCCGCAGCCAAGTTCGGCGAGCACATTCAGGTGCGCCGTTTCGCCCGCTTCGAGCTGGGACGCTGA